The Candidatus Margulisiibacteriota bacterium genome contains the following window.
GATCCCGACCATCCGCGGCAAGCTCCGCCTAAGAACGGAAAAAGATATTCTGGGAGAAGTTGCCGGCCTGGCCAAAAGAGGGGCCAAAGAGATTATTTTCATCGCCCAGGATACGACCGCCCACCCCGCTTTTCCATCGATCCTAAAACAAGCGGCCAGAATCCCCGGTATCCGCTGGCTGCGCGTTATGTACACTCACCCCAGCCATCTAACCGACGAGCTGATCGAGACGATCGCCGGCGAGAAAAAGATCGTGAAGTATCTGGACATGCCGGTCCAGCACGCCAGTTCCACTATCCTAAAGAAAATGAACCGGCATTATGACCGCGACTCGCTCGCCCTCCTCCTCACAAAATTACGGGGTGCAATCCCAAAGCTGGTCCTCCGCACCTCTCTTATCGTCGGCTTCCCTGGTGAGACCGGGGAAGATTTCGAAGAGCTTCTTGATTTCATCAAAACGAACCGTTTCGAAAAACTCGGGATCTTCGGCTACTCCAGAGAAGAGGGAACTCCGGCCGCCAAATTCCCCAAGCAAGTCCCGGCCCGGACCAAGGAAAAGCGCCGGGAGTCCGCCATGCTGGCCCAACAACAGGTCTCCCTAGAACTTAACCGGACCCTGGTCGGCCAAAAGATCGAGGTCCTGGTCGAAGGGAAAAAAGGCCGCTATTACATCGGCCGGACCTACCGGGACGCCCCCGAAATTGATGGTGTTTTTTACCTTAAATCCAGCCGGAAAATAACCCCCGGCCGGATCGTTACCGCCCTGATCACTAAAGCATCCGCCTACGATCTCTACGGCCGCCTACTAGCTTAAAAACAAACTGAAATTTTTCCCCAAACCTGCCGATATATATATGTGAGAGAGGTAAAGCCATGAACAACGAAGATGTCCGCAGAGAGAATTACGATGTTGTCCTGATCACTCGGCCGAACAAAGCCAAGCGGTCAAGTTACGTGCAAGATGCCACCATTATCGGCAAAGACCAGCTCCCTATCGCCCCATTCTTAGACATCCTGGCCAATAAGTTCAAAGCAACGATCGCCAACGATAAGTGCTATTTCTAAGGAGGAAAGCCATGAACACAATGAACAATCAAAAAGTTATGGAAGTCCTGGAAAAGACCTGCACTTTCAACTATTACGACAAGATCGTCCACGCCAAGACCCGCAAGCTGACCTTGTTCTCGATCTTCCCGTACACCGCGGCGGCCAACCTGTCCGATCCGCGGCAGTTCGTCCTGATCGAAGACCTGCAGGGAATGCTGGGGTTAAACACCGGGAAGGTCAACAACTAATATTCGCCCAGTCCGAATGTTTCTCTAACCCGGCCAAAAAAATCATATTCCTTCAGTCTGATGAAACGCGTTTTCTCCGCCGCTTTTTTAATTATCACTCTATTTCCAACTCTCACCGGCAAAGTCTGTTGTCCGTCGGCGGTCAAGATCACTTCGTCGCCACGGTCAAGGCGCAGCGTCACCGGCCCCTCCAGGACCAGCGAACGGGTATTTAAACTGTGGCAGCAGATCGGAGAGATGATCAGGCTTTTCGCTCGCGGGGCCAAAAGCGGCCCGCCGGCCGCCAGATTATAAGCGGTCGAACCGGTCGCCGTGGCGAAGATCATCCCATCAGCGGTGTATTTGGAGATCCCTTCCAACTCGAACTTAATCACCCGGGAAATCCCGCTTTTACCGATCACAATGTCGTTGAGGGCGGTCACTTTTTTCCGGCCGAGGTCGGCCTCCAGCATGATCCGTTCATCTAACCGGTAGTCTCCCCTTTTGATCTGCTCAATCGCCGCCGTCAGCTCTTTCAGCTCGATTTCCGACATGAAGCCGACCCCCCCAAGATGAACCCCTAAGATCGGCGTTCCTTTCCGGGCCAAAAGACGGGCCGCCCGCAGGATCGTCCCATCGCCGCCCAGGGTGACCACGAAATCGGCTTTGGCCAAATTGACCGCGAAACCCCGCCCTTTAAGTTCTTGCGCGACCTTCGCCGCGGTCGCGGCAATTAAACGGTCCTCAAGCTTGCTGATTATGCCGACGGTTTTCATGCTCTTCTCCTTTTAAAATAATTTAATGTAGATCATTAACCAAATTATCCCAACGACAACCGCGATAGCCGAGCCGAACATCAGGAACTGAAAAAAGAGGTCGAGCCACCCTTTTTCGCGGACGAAATGAAAACTAACGACGTGAAGTTGGCTCTCGTGAGGGTTAAAAAATACGAGTCCATGATAACCGAAGGCCCGGTCAAATTCGACCAGGCGGCGGCGGACGATCGGGTCGCTCGGATCAAGCGCCCCTTCCCCATGCTGGACGATTACGATATATTGGTGATTGTCGCGGCTGACCAGATAATCGGCTTCCAATTTTCCCAAATGGTCCTTCCCGTCAACCTTAGAGATGACCATCGCCTTCGGCTTCCTGGCCAGGACCTTAAATCCCGACTTGAGGAGGTAAGCCTCCTGTTCTTCATTTTTCGAGGTGGATGAGAAATTCAACATTACCGTCCGCTCCTTCGATCGGGGAGTTGATCACTCCCTTAGCCTTAAAGCCTATTGCCTCGGCCTCCATCTTAACCCTCGCCACGACTTCCTGGCGAACCGCCTCATCCCGGACGATCCCGCCGGCGCCGACCTGTTCGCGCCGGGCTTCAAACTGGGGCTTGATCAAAGCGACAACCTCGGCCCGCTCGGCGAGCAAATTATAGACCGCCGGCAAAACTTTGCCTAGGGAGATAAAAGAAACGTCGATGACCGCAAGATTTGGCAGCGGTCCGGGTTCCAGTTTTTCCGGCGCCAGATCGCGGATATTTTCCCGCTCCAAAGTCACGACCCGCGGGTCCTGCCGCAGTTTCCAGGCCAGCTGGCCGTAACCGACGTCAACGGCAAAAACCTTGGCCGCTCCCCGCTGGAGCAAGCAGTCGGTAAAGCCCCCCGTCGAAGCGCCGACGTCAAGCGCCGTTCGGCCCGTAACATCGATCTGGAAATGATCGAGCGCTCCGGCCAATTTCAAGCCGCCCCGGCCGACATATGGATGAGGCGCCCCCTTAAGCTCGATTGTTGCTTCTTCAGGATAGGCAACGCCCGATTTATCGGCTTTTTGTCCATTTACATAAACCAGCCCGGCCAGGACGACCGCCTGCGCTTTAGCCGGCGAATCGGCCAGTCCCTGGTCGATCAAGAGTTGGTCGAGGCGTTTTTTCATCCGGCCTGGACACTGCGCAGATATTTGGCCGCTTCTTCGGGGATCATCGTGTTGATATAGATCCCCGAACCAAGTTCAAATCCGGCCATCGCGCTGACCCGGGGAAGGATCTGAATGTACCAGTGAAAATACTCGACGTCCTTTTCGTGGCAGGGGGCGGAATTGATCACAAAGTTATAATCCGGGTTGTTGAGCGAAACATACATTTTTTTCAGGATCGTCCTCATCACAAAAGCCAATTCTTTGGCGTCGACGGCCGAGATCGCGTCAAAGGATGAGTCGTGTTTCTTGGGAAAAACCTCGAGCTCGAAAGGCGAGCGGGCGGCAAAAGGAGAGAGCGCGATAAAATTATCAGTTTCCATAATGACCCGCGATTTGTCCGCCCGCTCCTTCTCGATCATCACGCAGTAAACGCATTTCCCGTTGTCGTCGAAGTAGCGCATCGATTCTTCCAGCCGGTGGCGGATATGCATCGGGGTGATCGGCGTGGCGATCAGCTGGGAATGCGGATGGTGGAGCGAGGTCCCGGCCGCGATCCCATGATTTTTAAAAATGATGATCATCTCATACTGCGGGTCTTTGGATAAGGTGATGAAACGCTCCCGATAAGCGAGGAAAAGCTCTTCGACCTGCTTCTCTTCCATGGTCGCGATCATTTGGTCGTGGATCGGCGATTCGATGATGACTTCATGTTCGCCTAAACCGTTCATCATGCTGAAAAAATCGAGGACCCTGGTCCGTTCGCGGTTTTGACTATCGGGAGCCAGGGCGGCAAATTTATTGGGGATGATCCGGATCCACCAGCCGGGCGTATCAACTTGCGTCCCGAATGCGCGGTAAGCGAGGATCTCGCCGGGAGTCAAACTCTCTTTACCCGGACAAAAAGGACAATTCTGCCGCGACGATTCGCTGGGCGGGCAAACCCCCGATCCAAGTTCTTCCGGCCGCTTGGCCCGCTCGGTCGCGATAATCACCCATTCCTTGGTGGCCGGGTTCTGACGCAGCTCTGGCATGGTTGTATTATAACATACGCGATGTTACAATAGTCCTTCACCAATGAAGCGCTTTTTCATCGTAATAACACTCTTGTTGTCACTTTTTCTTCCCCTCTCGGCCCAAACGATCGAAGGGGACTCCGATACCACTGCGGCCAACTTTACCGCCGGCCTTAAGGCCGCCCAAGCCGGCGACCCCGCTCGGGCAATCAGCCTGCTGACCGCGGCGGCCGAAGATCACTCTTTTCCTTTGAGCGATTACGCCCGCTTTGAAGTAGCCAACCTCTATTACCAGGCTGACGATTTTACCGGCGCGGCCAGAGAGTTCCAGTCTCTATCGGTTAGCTACCCGCAAAGCCTGCTGATCTCCAAAGCTCTCTTCCGGCTGGGCAAAAGCCGTTATAATGATAAGAATTACACCGCCGCGGCCAAATCCTTCGATCTTTTACTGGACAAATATCCCGATTTCGACGAAGCGGCCGAAACCCGCTTCCTGATCGCTCAAAGCCGAGAAAAAAACGGGGACTGGAAAAACGCCTATTACGCTTACCAGGAGACCGATCTTTATCATCCTTTAAGTTCTTACGGCCAAAGAGCAAGAGCGGCAATCGCCAAGCTGAAAAAACAACACCAGAAAAAACTCCCCCTGTACAAAGCGTCGGAAAAAGCGCTGTTCAATCAGGGGATGGCCTATTTCGACCAGCAAGAATACAAAATGGCCGGGAACATTTTCAACCGATTGGCCCGCGAGTACCCGAAAAGCAAGTTCGTCGACGAAGCCTGGATCATGCTCGGCCGGGCCGAAGCGCTCGATAACGATCTCGACCAAGCGGTCGTCAATTTGACTCGCGCCGCTAAAAACGCCCCCAGCCTGGCCGGTAAAGCCAATTATTACCTTGGCCGGGCTTACGGCAATCGGGGAAAGTACGACTGGGGAATCGCCGTTTTCAGCAAGGTGATCTTGAACCATCCCGAATCGAGCTATGCCCCCGACGCCCTTTACTGGCGCGCTTATTTCCGCGAACAGGTCGGCGACATCAACGGCGGATTAAAAGATTACTACGCGCTGGTCAAAGATTATCCCTACTGCGACATGGTTTCCGCCGCCATCTGGCGGATGGGAAAGATCTACTACTGGGCGAGCGACTGGCCGAACGCGGTCACCTATCTTCATCTCGCGCAACTCTACCCGATGGGGAGCGAATCGCCGCGCTGTTATTTCTTTGAGGCCAAGGCGCTGGAACGGCAGGGAAACCTTGGCGCGGCGCAGGAAGTTTACAAAAAGCTGGCCAAACGCTTCGATCACACCTACTACGCTTACCGGGCCAAAGAGCGGCTCCGGTTGACCGGCAACCCGATCAATGACGAGATCTCATTTAACCTAGACAACCTGAACGAGGCGCTAAAAACCATTAACGAAAAAGACCAAGCGGAACTTTCAACCCTGATGGACATCTGGCTACAAAGCAAGCCAGCCGAAGGAGGAACGATCAGCCAGGCCGAGCTCGACCTCCATTTCCAGAAATACAAAAAGCTGATGGACCTGGGACAGACCGCTTTTGCCGCGGAAGAAGCCAAGTTCCTGGTCAACGGGACCTCCGACTCCGAAAAGGAATCGGCCCAACTTAAGCTCGGCGAAGTCCTGGTCCGAGCCGGACGTTACATTTCAGCCATCCGCTTCGCGCAAAGGAAGATCGAGTCCGCCCTCTATTCCAACCAGCTCGATTCCGTTCCGGAAAAGGTCTGGCAGCTCGCTTATCCCCGAGGCTACTGGGCCACCGTCCGCAAAGAATCTGACAAAAACGATATCGACCCTTATCTAATTCTGGCGGTGATCAGGGAAGAGAGCCGTTTTCTTAACAACGCCCGCTCCAACGCTTCGGCCCGAGGCTTAATGCAGATCATGCCGGGGACCGGGCGGGGAATAGCTAAACAATTAAACCTTTCCAGCTACCGGACTTCGAAACTCAATCAGGCCGACACCAACATTAAAATGGGGACCTATTACTTGTCCGGCCTAATTAAAAGCTTCAACAATAACTGGTACCTCTCGCTCGCCGGCTACAACGGCGGCCCGAACCGGGTCTGGCGTTACGTCAAGAACTGGTACGGCGGCAATTTAGGAGCGATCGACATCGACGAGTTCGTGGAAAGCATTCCGATCCGGGAAACCAGGCTCTACGTCCAAAAAGTGATGAACAGCTATTTTGAATATAAGAGGCTTTATGGCGGAACCGGAAGTTAGGCCGGAAGACGACCAGGCGGTCGAGGGCTTGCGTCCGCGTCGCTTCGCGGGCTTTATCGGCCAGGACCAGATCAAGAAAAACCTGCGGATCCATATCGACGCGGTCCGCTCCAGAGGCGAAGCGCTGGAGCATCTCCTCTTTTACGGCCCGCCGGGCCTGGGTAAAACGACCCTCGCCAACATCATCGCCAACGAGATCGGCGCCAACATCAAGATCACTTCTGGTCCGGCGATCGAACGGCCGGGGGACCTGGCCGCCATCCTGACCAACCTCAAGGAACACGACATTCTTTTTATCGACGAGATCCACCGGCTCAATAAAACCGTGGAAGAGGTCCTTTACCCGGCGATGGAAGATTTTGCCCTCGATATCATTATCGGCAAAGGGCCGAGCGCCCGCTCCATTCGCCTCGACCTGCCAAAGTTCACCCTGGTCGGCGCGACGACCAGGATCGGCCTGCTCTCGTCGCCGCTGCGCGACCGCTTCGGCATCATCAACCGGCTGGAGTATTACACCCAGGACGAACTTAAAGAGATTGTCACCCGGGCCGCCCAAAAAATGGAGATCTCGATCGAAGACGGCGGGGCAAACGAAGTCGCCAAGCGCGCCCGGGGAACCCCCCGAATCGCCATCCGCTTTCTCCGCCGGGTCCGCGACTTTGCCCAGGTCAAAGGGACCACCAGCCTCACCGGCCCGATCGCCAAAGAGTGCCTGGCTTCGATGGGCGTGGACGAGCACGGCTTGGACAAGATCGACCGGAAATATTTGTCGACAATCATCGAGAAGTTCCGGGGGGGGCCGGTCGGCGTGGAAACGATCGCCGCCGGGATTTCCGAAGCCGTTGAAACAATTGAAGATGTTTATGAGCCCTATTTGCTTCAGCTCGGCTTTATCGAACGGACCCCGCGCGGCCGGGCCGCAACCCCCAACGCTTACAAGCATCTCGGCATCGCGATCAAAAAACAACCTACCGACCAGGCCGGATTATTCAAGGAGGCTTAAATGAGAAAAGCGAAACTACACCGTCAAACCAAAGAAACCGACATCAAGATCGACTTGACCATTGAAGGGAAGGGGAAAAGCGAGATCAACTACCCGATCCCCTACCTCACCCACATGTTCACCCTGTTTGCCAAACACGGGCTCTTCGACCTGAAAATTGCCGCCAAAGGGGACCTGGAGATCGATCTCCATCATTTAGTAGAAGATACCGGCTTGGCCTTAGGCGAGGCCTTTGCCAAGGCGCTGGGAAAGAAGCTCAAGATCGAACGCTACGGCCACGCCCTCCTGCCAATGGACGAATCGTTGGCCGACGTCAAAGCGGCAATCGACATCTCCGGCCGCCCTCATTTTACCTTCAAAGCCAAATTCCCCAAAGAGTTGGTCTACGCGGAAATCGGGACTGAAAGGGTTAAGCTCTCCTTGGACGCGGAAATGTTGCGCGAGTTTTTTGAAGCGTTCGTTTATAAAGCGGGAGTCTCCCTGCATATCGAACTGGTCCGGGGGAAAAATACCCACCACAAGGTCGAAGCGATCTTTAAGGCTTTCGGGGTCGCCCTCCAGCGGGCCTGCGCCATTAATCCCCGGAAGAGCGGAGTTCCATCGACCAAAGGGGTTTTGTGATGGTTTACCAGGAAAGAGCTTACCGCAACTATATTAACGCCGAGGACCTGGTCCGTTTCGAACTGGTCGAGAAAGAGACCGACCTGCTGATCCAGGCTAATGTTAACCTTTACGATAAGGCGATGGGGAGCGTCATCAAACACCGCGGCCTCCTCGAGCAATTCATCGAATCAAACCCGAAATTTTTAAAGTCGCTCTCCCCGGTCCGCGTTTTTTTTGGCGCGCCGGCAATCGTCAGGGCAATGGCAGGGGCGGCCAGGAAAGCTAAAGTCGGACCAATGGCCGCGGTCGCCGGGACCCTCGCCCAATTCATCGGCCGGGATCTTTTGCCGTTTACCGAAGAACTGATCATTGAAAACGGCGGGGACATTTTCCTTCGCCTGGTCAAGCCGCGCAAGCTGACCGTCTACGCCGGGAATTCCCCCTTTTCGGAAAAGGTCTGCGTGGAACTCGACCCGGGGAAAGAGCCCTTCTCGATTTCCATGTCGTCGGGTCACTCCGGCCGCTCGGTCGGTTTCGGCAAAGCTGATCTTGTTTTGGTCACTTCTCGTGACGGCTCCCTGGCCGACGCCGCTTCGACCGCCATCAATAATGTCATTAAAGATCCGTCCGACATCGAGCCAGGCCTGGCGGTCGCCCGGAAGATCCGCGATTTAGACGGGGTCCTGATTATTAAAGACGATCAGATGGGGATGCTGGGGAAGATCAAACTAGTCGCGGCTTAGATCACGCGAGGGGTAACCATAAAGACAATCTCCGTCTTTTCTTTCTCGACCGTTTTGTTCTGAAACAGGAGACCGATCAGCGGCAAATACCCTAGGAGCGGCAAGCGGGCCACATTTTCTCTTTCAACCTCCGAGAGCAAGCCCCCGATCACGATCGTTTCGCCGTCTTTGACCCGAACAGTCGTCGCGGCATTCCGGGTCGCGATCACCGGAAAATCGCCCGCCGTCGTCGTCCGCCATTCAGCGATCGAAGAAACTTCCGGCTGGAGTTGGATCGTCAGGGCGCCGTCTTGTCCCAGTTGCGGTAGGACCTTAAGCCTAACTCCGGCGTCAAGATATTCAACCGTCCATTGAGCGGTAGTCGAATTCCCGCCGACCGGCACAGCGTAAGGGACTCTGTTCCCGATATTAATGACCGCCTCCCGATTGTCGAGCGTCGCGATCCGGGGAGTCGCCAGAACATTGGCTTTTCCCCCGGCGATCAGAGCATTAAGAGTTGAAGTAATATTCTCGCCCAGATCGGTTTTTTTCGTTTCAGCAATGGTTGCGAACTTAACCCCGCCATTGCCATAGGCGATCCCCAGGCGAGTTGAATCGTTCCGGGAAAGCTCCACCACCTTGCTTTCGATCAGGATCTGCGGGATCGGCCGGTCGATCTTCGCCAGCAACTCTTTCGCTTCGTTTAGCTCCGACTCCTTTCCCCGGAACAAAACCGAAGTCCCTCGCTCTCCCGCCTGAAAAATCGCCCCCGGGAAAAGCTTTCCCAGCAGTTCCGCTGTTCTACTCGCCGGTAAATACTTTAATAATAACTGGTCAACTGTCGCCCGGTAACCGCTGGCGTTCAAATCCTGCGGCAGAGAGGAGATCAAATAAGTCCGTCCTTTTTGCTCGAAACAAAGACCGTTGGTCCGCAGGATCGTTTCGATCGCCTCTTCCAGGGAGATATTTTTCAGATGAACGGTCACCCGTTTTCCCTGCAGGGCGGCCGGATCCCCCGCCATGACCAGATCGAAGCCGCGGCTTCTGGCCAGCGCTTGTACCACCTCCAGTACCGGCGCGTTCTCAAAATCGAGTCGCGGGATGTTTTCCGCTCCTGAACTTTTTGCCAGCAATAATAATAACAACAACATCCCCAGCTTTTTCACCTTATTTCTCCTTTGATAAATAAACAACTTCCTGGTCGATATGGTCAACGGTAAAGCCATCGACCACTTCGCCAACCGCCGCGGTGAGCCCTCGTCCCCCCAATTCGATCAACGCTATCGGCCTGTCCCCGTCTGCTGGACGGGCAGACCCACTGACCACCCCAACCAACCGAGCGTAACCGGTGGAAAGGAGGAGAGGCTCACTTCGCAGCATCAGGCTATTGGGTCCAGCCTGTTTTTCACTATAAACATAGACCGCTTCTCTGGAAGGTTGTTCGGGGGCGGCTTCAATTGCCAACGGTTGCTCCGCCTCTTCTTTAACAGCACAAGAGGTTAATAACAAACTAATAGATAATGCGATCAGCCAATACCGCTTCATGCGGCTGGAACAGCAATTTTATTGCCTGGTAACGCCGAGTAGAGTAGAAGGATCGGGGGAGGTTGTGTCTGGCGGCTTACTAAAATAGATAAGGGTGAAATTGTGAAACTTCGATCTTTCCCCCATATTTACAGTTGCTTCAACTGACGCGGGATGGTAAAGAGTCGAACTCTCGTCACTCCAAATCTCATAATGTCCCTGCGGCACATTGGCAATGCTATAGTCGCCATTCGAATCGGTAAAAGCGACTAAGGCAAGACTTTTAATCGAGATCTTCATCCCATTGACTCGAATACCAAGCTCATCGGTCACCCGCCCTTCAACCCACCCTTTCGAGGTAATGGTCACCAGCGAGCTGCCGGAGACCGAATTGACCGTGGCGACAACAGTGCCGGAGCAATCGGTCGTCGTCGCGGTCAATATTCCGCCGGATGAAATAGATCCGATCCCGCCAGTTACCGACCAGGTTGGCGTAACTGAAATAATTTGTCCGTTGTTGTCTTTGGCGACAGCTGAAAAATACTGGGTTTGGTTAATCCCGACGGTGATCGTAGGGGGATTGATCGTGATCGAAGTGACGGTTCCTTCCATGTCGCCGCAACCGGAGAGCGTAAAAAATAACAAACAAACAACAAGCTTAATTAAGTTTGCCATCTTTGACGACTTGTTGGCCATTCACGATGGTATGAAGGACTTTCCCTTTTAATTTCCAGCCGGTAAACGGCGTGTTGCGGCTATTAGAGGCCGATTGATTGGGATCGACAACCCATTCCGCTTTCGGGTCGACAATGATCAAGTCGGCATCGGCGCCAACCGCGAGCGTCCCTTTGCCCGCTAAGCCGAGGATCCGGGCGGGAGAGGCCGACATCAGATTCACAAGCTCTTTCAAGTTGAGACCGGCCGGTAAAAGTTTGGTGAAGGCCAGGCTCAAGGCGGTCTCTAAACCGATCAAACCGTTGGCGGCTAAACTGAACTCGACGTTCTTTTCTTCCAACGTGTGGGGAGCATGGTCGGTCGCGATCGCGTCGATCGTCCCATCCTTGAGCGCGCGGATAATTTCCTTCCGGTCTTTTTCCGCTTTGAGCGGGGGACTGACTTTAGCGTTAGTATCGTAATTCCGGACCGCTTCCTCGGTCAGGGCAAAATAATGCGGGCAGGTTTCGCAAGTCACCGGCGTCCCCTCTCTTTTGGCCTGACGGATCAGTTTGACCGCTCCGGCGGAAGAGACATGGGCGATATGGACCCGGCCGTATTGTTTGGCCAGGAGCAGATCCCTGGCGATCATGATCTCTTCGGCCAGCGCCGGAATCCCGGGAAGCCCGATCTCGGTCGACAACTGGCTCTCATTCATCGCTCCGCCGCTGGACAAATTCACGTCCTCGCAATGAGAGATAAGCGGCTTGTTAAACTGTTTGGCGTATTCTATTCCCCGGCGCATAACGTCGCTCCGGGTGACCGGGTGGCCGTCGTCAGAGAAAGCAATCGCCCCTTCGGCAACGCAGCGTCCCATTTCTGTAATCTCGTCCCCCTTCAATCCCTTGGTAATAGCGGCGATCGGTTTGACGTTAACGACCGCTTCCTTCTCCGCTTTGTTGACCACATAACTAATGAGCGCCGGATTGTCGAGCGGCGGGTTGGTATTAGCCATGCAGCAGATCGTCGTGAAGCCGCCGAGCGCGGCCGCCCGCGAACCGCTGGCAATCGTCTCTTTCTCCGGCCGGCCGGGATCGCGGAGATGCGTGTGCATATCGATCAGTCCCGGCATGACCAGCAGGCCTTTCGCGTCGATCACTTTGGCGCCGCCGGCCTGCAGCCGTTTCCCGACCGCCGCGACCTTGCCGTTCTC
Protein-coding sequences here:
- the hisB gene encoding imidazoleglycerol-phosphate dehydratase HisB; this encodes MRKAKLHRQTKETDIKIDLTIEGKGKSEINYPIPYLTHMFTLFAKHGLFDLKIAAKGDLEIDLHHLVEDTGLALGEAFAKALGKKLKIERYGHALLPMDESLADVKAAIDISGRPHFTFKAKFPKELVYAEIGTERVKLSLDAEMLREFFEAFVYKAGVSLHIELVRGKNTHHKVEAIFKAFGVALQRACAINPRKSGVPSTKGVL
- a CDS encoding MiaB/RimO family radical SAM methylthiotransferase, with translation MKYHFVSLGCPKNLADTEVMMGSVAAGGNELTANPAEAEIIVVNTCAFLKPAREEALKVLREMVAWKKKGRCRKVYVAGCLPQWLKEVGNVRLPAIDGEVDSIGLFNCAAPRLKATPKWFAYVKIAEGCDNRCSYCLIPTIRGKLRLRTEKDILGEVAGLAKRGAKEIIFIAQDTTAHPAFPSILKQAARIPGIRWLRVMYTHPSHLTDELIETIAGEKKIVKYLDMPVQHASSTILKKMNRHYDRDSLALLLTKLRGAIPKLVLRTSLIVGFPGETGEDFEELLDFIKTNRFEKLGIFGYSREEGTPAAKFPKQVPARTKEKRRESAMLAQQQVSLELNRTLVGQKIEVLVEGKKGRYYIGRTYRDAPEIDGVFYLKSSRKITPGRIVTALITKASAYDLYGRLLA
- a CDS encoding NAD(+)/NADH kinase, yielding MKTVGIISKLEDRLIAATAAKVAQELKGRGFAVNLAKADFVVTLGGDGTILRAARLLARKGTPILGVHLGGVGFMSEIELKELTAAIEQIKRGDYRLDERIMLEADLGRKKVTALNDIVIGKSGISRVIKFELEGISKYTADGMIFATATGSTAYNLAAGGPLLAPRAKSLIISPICCHSLNTRSLVLEGPVTLRLDRGDEVILTADGQQTLPVRVGNRVIIKKAAEKTRFIRLKEYDFFGRVRETFGLGEY
- a CDS encoding TlyA family RNA methyltransferase, with the protein product MKKRLDQLLIDQGLADSPAKAQAVVLAGLVYVNGQKADKSGVAYPEEATIELKGAPHPYVGRGGLKLAGALDHFQIDVTGRTALDVGASTGGFTDCLLQRGAAKVFAVDVGYGQLAWKLRQDPRVVTLERENIRDLAPEKLEPGPLPNLAVIDVSFISLGKVLPAVYNLLAERAEVVALIKPQFEARREQVGAGGIVRDEAVRQEVVARVKMEAEAIGFKAKGVINSPIEGADGNVEFLIHLEK
- a CDS encoding transglycosylase SLT domain-containing protein, encoding MKRFFIVITLLLSLFLPLSAQTIEGDSDTTAANFTAGLKAAQAGDPARAISLLTAAAEDHSFPLSDYARFEVANLYYQADDFTGAAREFQSLSVSYPQSLLISKALFRLGKSRYNDKNYTAAAKSFDLLLDKYPDFDEAAETRFLIAQSREKNGDWKNAYYAYQETDLYHPLSSYGQRARAAIAKLKKQHQKKLPLYKASEKALFNQGMAYFDQQEYKMAGNIFNRLAREYPKSKFVDEAWIMLGRAEALDNDLDQAVVNLTRAAKNAPSLAGKANYYLGRAYGNRGKYDWGIAVFSKVILNHPESSYAPDALYWRAYFREQVGDINGGLKDYYALVKDYPYCDMVSAAIWRMGKIYYWASDWPNAVTYLHLAQLYPMGSESPRCYFFEAKALERQGNLGAAQEVYKKLAKRFDHTYYAYRAKERLRLTGNPINDEISFNLDNLNEALKTINEKDQAELSTLMDIWLQSKPAEGGTISQAELDLHFQKYKKLMDLGQTAFAAEEAKFLVNGTSDSEKESAQLKLGEVLVRAGRYISAIRFAQRKIESALYSNQLDSVPEKVWQLAYPRGYWATVRKESDKNDIDPYLILAVIREESRFLNNARSNASARGLMQIMPGTGRGIAKQLNLSSYRTSKLNQADTNIKMGTYYLSGLIKSFNNNWYLSLAGYNGGPNRVWRYVKNWYGGNLGAIDIDEFVESIPIRETRLYVQKVMNSYFEYKRLYGGTGS
- a CDS encoding UPF0280 family protein, giving the protein MVYQERAYRNYINAEDLVRFELVEKETDLLIQANVNLYDKAMGSVIKHRGLLEQFIESNPKFLKSLSPVRVFFGAPAIVRAMAGAARKAKVGPMAAVAGTLAQFIGRDLLPFTEELIIENGGDIFLRLVKPRKLTVYAGNSPFSEKVCVELDPGKEPFSISMSSGHSGRSVGFGKADLVLVTSRDGSLADAASTAINNVIKDPSDIEPGLAVARKIRDLDGVLIIKDDQMGMLGKIKLVAA
- the galT gene encoding galactose-1-phosphate uridylyltransferase, whose amino-acid sequence is MPELRQNPATKEWVIIATERAKRPEELGSGVCPPSESSRQNCPFCPGKESLTPGEILAYRAFGTQVDTPGWWIRIIPNKFAALAPDSQNRERTRVLDFFSMMNGLGEHEVIIESPIHDQMIATMEEKQVEELFLAYRERFITLSKDPQYEMIIIFKNHGIAAGTSLHHPHSQLIATPITPMHIRHRLEESMRYFDDNGKCVYCVMIEKERADKSRVIMETDNFIALSPFAARSPFELEVFPKKHDSSFDAISAVDAKELAFVMRTILKKMYVSLNNPDYNFVINSAPCHEKDVEYFHWYIQILPRVSAMAGFELGSGIYINTMIPEEAAKYLRSVQAG
- the ruvB gene encoding Holliday junction branch migration DNA helicase RuvB, translating into MAEPEVRPEDDQAVEGLRPRRFAGFIGQDQIKKNLRIHIDAVRSRGEALEHLLFYGPPGLGKTTLANIIANEIGANIKITSGPAIERPGDLAAILTNLKEHDILFIDEIHRLNKTVEEVLYPAMEDFALDIIIGKGPSARSIRLDLPKFTLVGATTRIGLLSSPLRDRFGIINRLEYYTQDELKEIVTRAAQKMEISIEDGGANEVAKRARGTPRIAIRFLRRVRDFAQVKGTTSLTGPIAKECLASMGVDEHGLDKIDRKYLSTIIEKFRGGPVGVETIAAGISEAVETIEDVYEPYLLQLGFIERTPRGRAATPNAYKHLGIAIKKQPTDQAGLFKEA
- a CDS encoding secretin and TonB N-terminal domain-containing protein — translated: MKKLGMLLLLLLLAKSSGAENIPRLDFENAPVLEVVQALARSRGFDLVMAGDPAALQGKRVTVHLKNISLEEAIETILRTNGLCFEQKGRTYLISSLPQDLNASGYRATVDQLLLKYLPASRTAELLGKLFPGAIFQAGERGTSVLFRGKESELNEAKELLAKIDRPIPQILIESKVVELSRNDSTRLGIAYGNGGVKFATIAETKKTDLGENITSTLNALIAGGKANVLATPRIATLDNREAVINIGNRVPYAVPVGGNSTTAQWTVEYLDAGVRLKVLPQLGQDGALTIQLQPEVSSIAEWRTTTAGDFPVIATRNAATTVRVKDGETIVIGGLLSEVERENVARLPLLGYLPLIGLLFQNKTVEKEKTEIVFMVTPRVI